The Chitinophagales bacterium genome has a window encoding:
- a CDS encoding 3-hydroxybutyryl-CoA dehydrogenase, with protein MLQKFKIVTVIGSGTMGNGICHVLAQSGFNVHMMDIKQEAMDRALVTIGKNMDRQIAKEKLTEEQKNDALSRIVTYTNLAEAVKDADLVIEAATENIDLKTKIFEDLDKLCPEHTILATNTSSISITRIGSHTKRPGQVIGMHFMNPVPVMKLIEIINGYATTEEVTQVIYDLSKFLGKVPCVVQDYPGFVSNRILMPLINEAIITLQEGVAGVEEIDTIMKLGMAHPMGPLQLADFIGLDTCYSIMNVLHMGFGKQKYAPATLLANMVQAGYLGAKSGEGFYKYTPGSKDLVVSSRFQNKKW; from the coding sequence ATGTTACAGAAATTCAAGATCGTTACCGTTATCGGTTCGGGTACAATGGGCAATGGTATTTGCCACGTATTAGCACAAAGTGGCTTCAATGTTCACATGATGGACATCAAACAGGAAGCTATGGACAGGGCGTTGGTGACCATTGGCAAAAATATGGATCGCCAGATCGCAAAAGAAAAACTGACGGAAGAACAGAAGAACGATGCGTTAAGCCGTATCGTTACCTACACAAACCTGGCAGAAGCTGTAAAAGACGCAGACCTGGTAATAGAAGCCGCTACTGAGAACATAGATCTGAAGACCAAGATTTTTGAAGACCTGGATAAACTTTGCCCAGAGCATACTATCCTGGCAACGAATACGTCATCTATTTCTATTACACGTATCGGTTCACACACAAAACGTCCCGGCCAGGTAATAGGTATGCACTTCATGAACCCTGTACCGGTAATGAAGCTGATAGAGATCATCAATGGTTATGCAACCACTGAAGAAGTGACACAGGTGATATATGACCTGTCTAAGTTCCTGGGCAAGGTACCTTGTGTGGTTCAGGATTACCCCGGTTTCGTTTCCAACCGTATCCTGATGCCACTGATCAACGAAGCTATCATTACATTACAGGAAGGTGTTGCTGGTGTAGAAGAGATAGATACGATCATGAAGCTGGGTATGGCACACCCGATGGGGCCATTGCAACTGGCAGACTTCATAGGCCTGGACACTTGTTATTCGATCATGAACGTATTGCATATGGGCTTTGGTAAGCAGAAATATGCGCCTGCTACACTGCTAGCCAATATGGTACAGGCTGGTTACCTGGGTGCTAAAAGCGGAGAGGGTTTCTATAAATACACTCCGGGCAGCAAAGATTTGGTTGTCAGCTCTCGTTTCCAGAACAAGAAGTGGTAA
- a CDS encoding transglycosylase domain-containing protein: MTATKNGKSLKGRLITILWILFASGISVFLLLILLINMGLMGYMPSMRELENPNSSLASDLYATNGELIGRYYVQDRSATKYEDISPNVFNALIATEDSRFYEHSGVDGRAVLRAVIFLGKDGGGSTITQQLAKNLFPREKGSKLKTILQKLKEWVMAVKLEKQLTKNEIITLYLNTVPFGSNVYGIRNASLTFFNKQPKDLKVEEAAVIIGMLKASTFYNPHLNPKNALRRRNTVLDQMAKYDYLTIKDAHEIKKKPIKLDYKKLTHHDGIAPYFRQVVELEVKKIFKDLKKPDGTNYNIYKDGLKIYTTLDVKMQKYAEEAVAEHIKELQQEFISQRKYSDGSIWNEYQQYLDMAIKATPRYKVQKEEGKSHEQIMGDMRTPVAMTVFAWNKAGEIDTVMTPVDSIKYMKMMLQAGFMAMNPYTGEVKAWVGGINHTYYQYDHVNINTKRQVGSTIKPLLYCLAVDNGFSPCGILSTAPQSFPTIENYDAGGSEKGPLTMKQALAGSINNAALYLIKQVGINAFADFIHKCGIESHIDKVPSLALGVPDISLIEMLRAYTMFPSGGTNTQPLFITKIEDKDGNVLKSFIPVQKELINKYTAFKMVRLMQGVVDFGTAKRMRFRYNINSEIAGKTGTTNSQADAWFIGYTPQILAGAWVGCDDRYLRFGTTRLGQGAAAALPIWAYFMKRVYADPSLKIDPNAKFQEPEDFTECADSVDPATYRGSNSSDGLEETPPPIPDGEWGR, translated from the coding sequence GTGACTGCAACAAAAAACGGAAAGAGCCTTAAGGGCAGGTTAATAACCATACTGTGGATATTATTCGCCTCGGGAATTAGTGTATTCCTGTTGCTGATATTATTGATAAATATGGGGCTCATGGGCTACATGCCGTCTATGAGAGAACTGGAAAATCCTAATAGCTCCCTGGCATCAGACCTGTATGCTACCAATGGAGAACTGATAGGCAGGTATTATGTGCAGGATCGCTCAGCAACCAAATACGAGGATATTTCACCTAATGTATTTAATGCACTGATAGCCACCGAGGATTCCAGGTTCTACGAGCACTCCGGTGTTGACGGACGTGCTGTGTTGCGTGCTGTAATATTCCTGGGTAAAGACGGCGGTGGCAGTACCATAACACAACAGTTGGCCAAGAACCTTTTCCCCAGGGAGAAAGGGAGTAAACTAAAGACCATCCTTCAAAAACTAAAAGAATGGGTGATGGCTGTTAAGCTGGAAAAACAACTGACAAAAAATGAGATCATCACCCTTTACCTGAACACAGTACCTTTTGGTAGTAATGTATACGGTATCAGGAATGCCTCTCTTACCTTCTTTAATAAACAACCCAAAGACCTGAAGGTGGAAGAAGCTGCGGTAATTATTGGTATGCTTAAGGCCAGTACATTTTATAACCCGCACCTGAACCCTAAGAACGCGCTACGCAGGCGCAATACAGTTTTAGACCAGATGGCAAAGTATGACTACCTGACCATCAAAGATGCACACGAGATAAAGAAAAAGCCCATAAAGCTCGATTATAAAAAGCTGACACACCATGATGGTATTGCCCCATATTTCAGGCAGGTGGTGGAGTTGGAAGTGAAAAAGATATTCAAAGACCTGAAAAAACCGGACGGAACAAACTATAACATATATAAGGACGGCCTGAAGATATACACTACACTGGATGTAAAAATGCAGAAGTATGCTGAAGAAGCTGTTGCAGAACACATTAAAGAATTACAACAGGAATTCATCAGCCAGCGCAAATATAGCGACGGCAGCATATGGAATGAATACCAGCAATACCTGGATATGGCCATAAAAGCCACCCCAAGATATAAGGTACAAAAGGAAGAAGGCAAGTCGCACGAGCAGATAATGGGCGATATGAGAACTCCTGTAGCTATGACCGTTTTTGCATGGAACAAAGCAGGTGAGATTGATACAGTAATGACACCCGTAGACTCTATAAAATACATGAAGATGATGCTGCAGGCAGGCTTTATGGCTATGAACCCCTATACAGGTGAGGTGAAGGCATGGGTAGGTGGTATCAATCATACTTATTATCAATATGACCACGTCAACATCAATACCAAACGCCAGGTAGGTTCTACCATTAAGCCATTACTGTATTGCCTGGCAGTTGACAATGGATTTTCGCCCTGCGGTATATTGTCAACTGCACCTCAGTCGTTCCCTACCATTGAGAACTATGACGCCGGTGGTTCTGAAAAAGGTCCGTTGACCATGAAGCAGGCCCTGGCCGGCTCTATCAACAACGCCGCACTATACCTGATCAAGCAAGTGGGCATCAATGCCTTTGCTGATTTTATTCATAAGTGTGGTATAGAAAGCCATATCGATAAGGTTCCTTCGCTGGCATTGGGTGTACCTGATATTTCGCTGATCGAGATGCTTCGTGCCTATACTATGTTCCCATCCGGCGGAACCAATACACAACCCCTGTTCATCACCAAAATTGAAGATAAAGATGGAAACGTGTTGAAAAGCTTTATTCCGGTTCAGAAAGAACTCATCAACAAATACACTGCCTTTAAAATGGTGCGTCTTATGCAGGGCGTAGTCGACTTTGGTACAGCCAAGCGCATGAGGTTCAGGTATAACATAAATAGCGAGATAGCAGGTAAAACAGGTACTACGAACAGCCAGGCTGATGCATGGTTCATAGGCTACACCCCACAGATACTGGCTGGTGCATGGGTAGGTTGCGATGACCGGTATCTACGCTTCGGTACCACCAGGCTGGGACAAGGTGCCGCAGCTGCACTGCCTATATGGGCCTACTTTATGAAACGCGTATATGCAGACCCATCTCTTAAAATTGACCCTAATGCAAAATTCCAGGAACCGGAAGATTTTACGGAGTGCGCTGACTCAGTAGACCCGGCAACGTATAGGGGTAGCAACTCATCAGATGGACTTGAAGAAACTCCTCCGCCAATACCCGATGGGGAATGGGGTCGCTAA